AGTCTGGCGATGAGTCGTTGAATACTTTTAGTTTAACGTTTGTAGGTTTAGTGAAATAGCAAGAAAAAGTTTCGTGATCAAAAAGAACTTCGCGATCAGCAGAAAATATATCGTATTCTGAGGTCATCCTTGGCAAAAGCGAATGTGATGTAGGAAATAGAAACTGAGCATTGTTTAAATATATccctctgttgtttttgttgctgctgctgctgctgctgttaccgTAGTAGAGGTCGGAAAAATTCACCCCTGCTCCGGCATAAGCCTGGTAGGATCTGAGCAATAGACCTTCTTTTATAACAAAAGTGTCATCTATGTTTTCTATACTGCTGAAGTTTTGCATCTCTCCCTCATGAAACTTTAGATCCCATGATGAAAAACGCTTGACCGCCGTCGCAGATTTGACATTCTTTTGATACAGTTCGAATGTCGAGAGTCTTCTGTTCGGAAAGACCTTATCGTAAAACTGTCTCATCCTTTGCAATCTTTTATATCCCGCCGAGTGAACTACGAGCATATTACGAGACTTGTGAACTTTGGCTCTGCCGTTATCGGCCAGCAGTAGCGAAAAGAGCATTTCTGATCCACCCAAAATGTTTCCGGATACTAATCTACTATTCCGTAATCCTTCGAGAACCAAAAGCTCGTGTTCGTACGGCTTTTCGGGTATAGCACCTGCCAATATATTGGGAATGGGTTCCACAAAATACGGTGCCACGTTAAACAGTATCGGTGAAGAATTCTTCAAAGCGCCGATGGAAATGGGAGGAGTGCAACCGGCATCGGTACCGTATACTTCGGAAATCCTAACCGTGTTCTTTGGTTGACTTCCGCTCATCGTTATCGATTGGATGGGTACATACATGACGTTTCTCGTTTTGTTGGAAGAGTCGTTGTTAGTGGCCGGTATTACGGGAGAGGCTAGTCTGGTTATCTGGACCGCTAGAGACTCGGTAGGGTTCGCAGGACTGGCCTCTTCGGGTCCGATGCTAAGTTTTACGGGATGTGTGACCCCGTCATTGCTGAGCGCTACCGAGAAAGCAGGCACTATTCCAGCCGCTGGTGTCAATGTTCCTACAAGGGGAGTTCTCTTGTCCCCGTGAATGATATGATAGGCTTGATCCTCTCCCTGTGCTATAGCGTGACACGTGTTGTCCGTTTCGTCGAAGTGGACAAAATCGTCCGCTATTCTCGTCATGACGCAAGGATTCGTATTACACGAATTgagcccaaaaaatataaaattggacGATTGTTTCACCGTTAGCGGTCTATTGCCAAATACGTCCAGGGCGGTTAACGAACAATCGCAGCCAATAAAATGTTTCCTGTAAAATTCTGTATCGTTCGCCATCGCTAAGAAATCGGTAGAGGAAGAAGCGTTGATCATCTTCGAAAAATATTCTGTAGATGTAAGGTCGGAATGCGATCTAACGGTCTGACCCGACACCGAATCGACGAGATGAGTGGAGAGATTAAAAATCTCAGCGGGATCACTTCCCAGTTGTTCCGAGGGTGGTTCGTGCACGTACGATCACGTCTACTATTGTCACTAGATTGCCGTATGTCCGAATTGTCGTTCATAGCGCTAACCTTGGCGTTATCGGTAGGAGTATGTAAAAGTGCAGCCACGTATTTCTTTATTATAGCAATCGAAGCCGTATTTGGGCTCATCGCTATCGCCGGTCGCATATCTAAATTCTTCGCCGGCTTGATCGTGTCTCAATATCTCATGCTGAACAGAATCCAGAGGCTAAGGTTTTCTCTTGTGACCCTGTGACTGCAACTGAAGAGGATTTCTGTGTTCCGATTCTAAAAGTAAACCCGGGTGCGGTGGAAGAGCATAGGCATCGATGGTGTGCGATAGCAAATCATCACTGCCTTTCATATAAGCGCTAAACATCTTTCGTGGCGTAACACCGTCAGCCAGACGACTGGAAAATTCTCCATATAAACCTTTTAGATTAACCGCATCGTTTATGTGAGCTTGTATACACGCATTCAGTAGATACGTTGttataccaacatatatagcAACTATGAGAAAGAGTATGACTATGAATAATAAAGAGTTATTTTTCCACACTCTGTCCATAATAACAGATtactgatgctaataatgatgataatgatattactaataataataataataataatacaattgtgttattaactttattagTAATGTTTTtacttaaatcatatatatatatatatatatatatatatatatatatatatatattacatatactagaTTTAGTAATGTTATACACACTCTATGTAACGTTGGAATTATTGTAAACTAATATGAATAAAtgtgttacttttttattataccgtcttacatatagtatataatcgtCAACATTTGCATTACGAACATACAGAATCAACTGTTTGATAGTTGATTTCATTTTCAGTGATTGGATAAATCTCATCCAATAATATGAGTTCGCCGGATCGATACTATTTACTACAACCGACAACTCCATCATAGCACGATAAGTCCTTCGTCCTTTTAATGAATTCCTCACCCTTTACCATTTTAACATATTGACAGTCTGGATTCCAGATAGCATGTTCTTTCTTAGGTATATCCTTCTTATTCCATTCCTCTAGATATAATCCACAGTGAAAACAGTAGACGCAATCACCTGAACctatagttaaaaagaaaaaagtaagagggCTGCATCTTATACGCGTAAATGATGGATAACATAAACTATTCAGATATACTACACAATATATTatgaacaataatatattaaagcaGCGTATCAAGCTTATTATATTCATACGGAATATATAACTTACTAACCATCTGAAACGAATCCTGCATCTGCTAAATCGAATGGTTTCTGTGTCATACACTCCGGCCACTCCGTAAATGACTAGTTGACTTTGATGCATCACATAATGTACGTGTTTTGGTTCAGCGGCGTTTGGaatctaagaataataataagaagaagaattataaaaaCTATACGTTTTATAGATTCAATGGGTCAGTCGCATGTAAATGTCATTCTCTCTTACACCCTAAAATTGgtattcattaatattaaaattggGAATGTAAACACtcgtaaatataaacaaacacagtatGAGAATGGGTGTTCGCATTCATATCTTGCAGTGCACGCGTTCATCACTTACAGTGTAATTATATCTCATCAACCAGTGGACAGACCAgtcgataaaaatatatagtccCGTGTACTCACACCGTGAATCACCAAGAGGTGTTGGCGAATGATTCACTGCAACTGACATGGCTCTCTAATGATATTGTGATGTAGTATGGTAATAATGTCGCCAGACAGATCAGTCGATATGACTCACTCAACCGTGTGTAAGAGACAACTCAGAAAAGTTTCACATGTTTCCTTCCCTTAACAATTGTTCCAGAACAATTACCATACACGCATAGTTACAAACAAATGtccgcacatatacacataaggtaTTAAAGATTTTACCTCagcagatataaacatacatcacCACCAACTTTACCaagaccaccaccaccatcacaacggTTCTGTTATATCGGGCTAACGTTGTAAACGTCACGTCATATAATATGTACCGCTGATAATGGCACGATATGTGATATGatatggttgtggtggtgatggtctGTTCGAAATACGATACGAATCACCGCCATCCATGTGTGATATGGTCTTTCTTTCTTACAGAGGCGACATAATTTATTAATAGAGTGTTCGTATGTTATTAGAAATACCCTATATAAGTACATTTTGTCATAATTACCCTATGAATGTTTCTCGCAACAAATAATGCCGTCGTAATGTCATCGAGATCTAACAGTTCGCGTAAccggaaaaacaacaaaatgaagaaaagaatggaattaaACACTGAACTGAGAAGATGGTTACTCGACGGATGGAATACCGGAGGGCCACTAAACCGTTTTAGAAGGAAAAATAACAGATCTACAAATGATGATGCACCTAAAACAAGccaagaaagaattaaaaaaaaaagtaatgataataaaaataaaaataataacaacgaaaataaaaataatgtaaaatttgatATCGATGACaacactaatagtagtagtagtagtaatagtagtagtactagttacagtagtagtagtaataatagtagtagtagaagtagcagtaataatagtgtaACAAATAGATACATgactataaataatcataataatgaaaagaaagttgGGCTAAATAACTATTACTGATTACTGCATTTGTAAGGGAAACATATGAACGTGTAACGAATGAAACGTAGTGAAACGTAGAATGGTAATAGAATATCTTTTGATGAAGTTGAACTGACATACGATGACAAACACTCGTCTGTATTAAGGAATGTCCCATTTGAGATGTTCACCGAAACAACCAACACTTTCTGAAgaattatgaatgaaataaaactatACAGTAATGACAATCTTTCTTTTTACCCAATGAGTCGTATGTAGAAAATTACATAGAGATtaatttcttgtctctttttcttttttcgctccgTATGCACATCGTGTATATTTGGCTCGGCCGAAGAACTTTGTATCATGCTATTTTGACGCTTTATTAATTGCTCTTGCATTTGTATAAtctcttgttgttgtttaatCATGACTGATTGATAGTTGTCGTTcgtttgcttattattatcattatttggatCAATTACGTTGTGTCGGATATGCGATATGGATGCCATTGTTTTTTTAAGATCGGTAACTGCCCTATCAAAAGTCACAGCTTTATCTAAGATAGAATTTAAACACTTCGTGAAGTCTTCATCAGAAGACCCTATTATTCTGTCGATCGACTGGGACATTTTTTTCCAGATTGGTGAGAATAACTTATTTTTATAGTCGCTAAAtgacaattcctttatttctgttttctgcGTATCTATTAAAATTAAGTTCGAGTGAAAATGCTTGTTTAGTAGTTGGGATGTTTTAAACAAATCGAATAGAAGATTACACAGGATTTCATAGTTCATTCGTTCCTCGAGCGTATCTTTTATATATTGGATTTGATGATCCTTCAGGATTTTATTTAACGATATTTTAGtgtcctctatttctctcttacaTAAACTGTTatcgaaatttaaaaatttatgaagCATACAATTGTATACTCTATTTTTTACTGTCCACATTTCGATGCGATCCCGTTTTCTATCTTGTGTTCTTACTCTTATTGGAAGATTGATTTCTTCCAGTAATATTCTTCTTAGTCTCCTCCCGATATCTATGCTGATAGGTTTGGGAAGTTTTTTCATGTCTGGTGGAAGAGGCGAATTTCCGTAAAGAATTTTCGgtgaacattttctttttacttttacacttttattatacattttttcttttgttattcttattcttattactattattattattattatttgatagggaaagggggatatATTTTTCTGTCGATGAATTCACTGTTGACGATAACGATAAAGgagttgatggtggtggtggttgtattGGTGATATTAAACTAGAGTGcagttcattcatttttattttccttttccgatGTTGagatgttaaaaatgataataattaccagaattctattaatcatgacaataatgatgatacaagtgagaataaagagaatttgggtaacatttgatgattattaatattattactattatcattattattatcaatattattattattatcatcattatcattattattatcattattattattattactattattattattattattattattattattattactttaattattagtattattgcccaaaaatatattttaactgtaataataacaataataataataataagtataacaataataatactaatcgttataatattgttattaatatcattattgttattattatcattattattctttttactggtagtataattgcaaaaataactattataacagtaataattacagtaataacgatgttaattaaataataatataaatatttattataaaaacgttattattgttattattattgttattactattattattgtagttgttattagtataattgtaaaaatatatattataactgcaataattgcaataataatgataataattgcaataatgatgataatgattgcaataatgatgataatgatgatgataatgatgataataatgatgataacgataataatgatgataatcatgataataatgaggataataacaggatttgtgtccaagtataataaaaaagcggcaaaatctagcgaaatatagccttttgagagtatactccaaaggacgttttttccattcatttgatgattttggcaattattagggtaataatgataataattaccagaattctattaatcataacaataatgatgataaaagtgagaataaagagaatttggataacatttgatgattattaatattattactattatcattattattttcaatattattattattatcatcatcattattattattattattattattatcattactattattattattattatcatcatcatcatcatcatcatcatcatcatcatcatcatcatcatcatcatcatcatcatcatcatcatcatcatcatcatcatcattattattattattattattattactttaattattagtattattatctatagtttttttttttgtcgttgttgagATGATGCGTTtagagttttttcttctttcggttATCAATTGTTGTTGGTCCTTTATCTTCAACGTTCATGCCCATAGACTTCATATCCATTTCTTTgtcaattctctctttcttgtcttgcATACGTGATCTCAATATAGGCCAAGGTACTCTTTTTGTGTTACTTATGCCTGTGTGTagaaactttaaaatctattataatatcgagagggaaaaaaattaagtaacgaataaaatatttaatcttcAAAAACGTAATGtggatatatttttcttcctttccatcttcaaTTTAAATGCAGACAGATAATCTGTACCGTAAAACAGTagtgtataagtaataataataataataataatgataataataataaactgaatgGTCCATAAATATTCAACAGAGATCCGAAATATTTCCCAAAACTATGGTAATCACGTTTCCCTGAGTAATACAGCCAATATAATTAATCGAGAATTTAAAAATGCAGCAAATCAGACTATTACCAAAAAATACTACTGCAATGTTCTCAGATGGGCTGTTAGAGGTGATTATCAAGGCGCCGTACAACATTTGACAAGTAAAAGAGGCTTCTCTCCATCTTTTGACAACACCCCAAATCATGTGACATATAGTGACGGGGATAATGTAAACTTCCAGATTTACGTCTATACCAATCCTTATTTCGATAAGGAAGAGAGCCACATGATCAATCTAAGGACAAATCCAGAACCAAGATCAAGAGTATGAACcgataagtaataagtaatagaGTCCGATAAAGACTCCTTACGCGTATTCGCCTGCCTATCGTATGTTAAGATTTATAGTGAATATTATATTGTAGCTTTGTATGTAATTtctgtgaataaataaaaaagtttaattcattggtattcttttatttctcaacAATGCCTtttgttacacatatatatatgtgataggggatgatgatgtttatgataattataattatgattatgacgatgatgataatgaaaataatgatgatgttgatgatgatgatgatgttgatgatgatgatgatgatgttggtggtggtagtagtggtgttggtaataatgatgatgatgatgatgatgaggaggaggaggaggaggtgtatcCCATGATTTTATAATGCAAAATATTaccaataaaagtataaaaaatagacATGTAAATAAGATGACAAAATATTTAGGATCGCATTTCTCTATTCCGTGATGACCTGCA
The genomic region above belongs to Penaeus monodon isolate SGIC_2016 unplaced genomic scaffold, NSTDA_Pmon_1 PmonScaffold_54, whole genome shotgun sequence and contains:
- the LOC119571191 gene encoding baculoviral IAP repeat-containing protein 7-like, whose amino-acid sequence is MTQKPFDLADAGFVSDGSGDCVYCFHCGLYLEEWNKKDIPKKEHAIWNPDCQYVKMVKGLYGEFSSRLADGVTPRKMFSAYMKGSDDLLSHTIDAYALPPHPGLLLESEHRNPLQLQSQGHKRKP